Part of the Woronichinia naegeliana WA131 genome, CGGCATGGGTGGCATGGGTGGCATGGGCATGATGTAGTTTGATAGATCGTTAAACAGCGATCGCTCGGACTATCCCCAACCCAGGTTATCCAGTCCATCGGACTCAAACCCTAATATCCTCTAACCGACATTCCGCAGGTTGCCGCCACCTATAGAGTAATTAATTTAAACTACTCTATTCATAGTGCATCAGAACAAATTAACGTCATACAGAAAGAGCATTTATTTGTATTTATGCGCTATCTGTAGCGTTTGCGGAATGTGGGCTCTAAATCACCAAGACAAGGGATGCTTTTTATCCTTTGTCTTTAATTTTGTTGTACGGTCACAAAGGCGATCGCCCAGCAGGGCAAACGCATCTAACTGGATCGCCCAGTGGTTGATAACTTGCAAAAAGTGGAGGATAGAGTATAGTTTTGTGGAAGATTCTGTCCCGTTATTATTGAAATCAGGAATGAAGCGCATGAGTAAGTTTGTCCATTCACGACGAATAAAATCCCCGATCGCCTTAAGCTTAATGATCACCAGTCTCAGTCTCAGTTTTTTAACAGCCTGTGGTGAGCAAACCAATCAAACCACCAATCCTTCTCCGACTACCGCCACAAGTCCAACGGAACAAGCCAGTCAAACTAATGGGGAAGAGGGTTTAAAACTAGGGGCTTTACTACCAGCCACCGGGGATTTATCTTCCATTGGCCAGAATATGCCGGTCGCTGCAAAATTAGCTGTCGATACGATCAATGATTGTGGGGGCGTGAATGGCAAACCAGTCACTTTAGTGATTGAAGACGATCAAACCGATCCCACCGCCGGAGCCGCCGCCATGACCAAACTAGCTGAAGCTGATAAGGTCGCAGGGGTCATTGGTTCCTTTGCGAGTAGCGTTTCTAGCGCAGCAGTTCCCATTGCTGTTAAAAATAAGGTGATGTTAATCTCCCCTGGAAGTACCAGTCCCGTCTTTACCGACCAGGCGAAAAAAGGTGATTTTCAGGGTTATTGGGCTAGAACAGCCCCCCCAGATACCTACCAAGCCCAAGCTTTAGCTTCCTTAGCCGCCAAAAAGGGGCTGAAAAGAGTGGCAACCGTTGTGATTAACAATGACTATGGAGTCGGTTTTGAAAAGGTCTTTGTGGAATCCGTTGCTAAAAGTGGTGGAACCATTGTCGATAAAGATAAACCCGTTCGCTATGATCCCAAAGCCGCGACCCTAGACACTGAGGCCGGTCAAGCTTTTGCCAATAAACCCAATGCTGTGGCGGCTGTCCTCTATGCCGATACGGGTAGCGTTTTATTGCAAACGGCCTATAAACAGGGATTAACCAAGGGCGTTATTCTGCTCTTAACAGACGGGGTTTATTCCGATGATTTTGTGAAGAAAGTTGGTAAGGGAGCCGATGGCAAGTCGATCATTGCTGGTGCATTGGGAACAGTCCCAGGGGCCAATGGTAAATCCCTAGATAATTTTACGAAAATCTGGAAAGAAAAAACAGGGAAAGATGTGACCGCTTTTGTTCCCCATACCTATGATGCAGCAGTTTTAATGATGTTGGCTGCCGAAGCCGCTAAGTCCAATACGGGAGAAGGGATTAAAAGTAAGATTCGGGAAGTATCGGCGGGGAAAGGTGAACCTGTTACCGATGCTTGCAAGGCCCTAGCTTTGGCGAAGGCTGGTAAACCTGTTAATTACCAAGGAGCTAGTGGCAATGTGGATATTGATGCCAATGGTGATGTGGTCGGTAGCTATGACGTGTGGACAGTGGAACCCGACGGCAAACTGAAGGTCATTGATAAAGTCATGCCCCAATAGCTCAATAGTAATTTACCCAATTGTAGATGGGTCGTCAGAGCGATCAGGTTGGCCCATTCTACTTTTGTCATAGTATCGTCGGTTAACGAATAGTTAGTTAAGGGTGAATGACCATTCAAAATCCCCGCGCTAAAAGGGTGGCAAACAAAGGAATTAGAACCAATCCTATTAATTCACCTCTAATCATCCAGCTGAGTATCTGTACTTGGGATAATTCTAAGCTGGGTGGTTGGCGATCGCGTAAGGTCTTAATCCAACTAATAAACAAGAAGGTCGGATAAAGAGACAATAGGCCCACAATCACAAAAATACCAACTTTGGTATAAAAGATAGGACTACTCAGGTAATAATCTTGACCTTTGCCAAAATAAAGGACGCGCAAAATCCCCGTAATCAAAACGGTGGTAGCGGATAGGCCATAAATTGTATCAGCAATCACTAATCGCCAAGCATCTTCTAAGCTGATGTCTTTCTTTAAGGTTTGGCTTTCAACGGCTAAGGCTCCAAATGCCAACATAAAACTGAGATAGTGTACGTAAGCTGTAGCGGCACTTTCCCACATCATTGTTATTTAGGGTATTCAGGGTAATTTATAGCCAATCGATTGTATCAGCTTCAGAGAGAAATGACTAGGCAGCAACTAATTCCTTCAGTATTTTTGCTTGTCACGACACTTACAGCTATGATAGCCATTCCCTTCAGAAGTCGCTTTAAGGTTATAGGAGTGACGCATCATATACCATCTTGTCTTGTATAGCCATAAAGGCATCAAGTGAAATGATTGTTTGGCAGACGTTCTAGCTGATCATCTTTGCTCCGACTTTCTTAAAATAATTAATGGTACGTTTTGAGGTGATCGGACGTTTTTTCTAATACTAAGTCGGTTTAACGGGTGAAAAATAACAAAAATATAAACATTTTGCCTTTTTGATATAAGTCCTGCTAATCTCTAGGGCTAAAAATTTGGCTTTTGAGGCAGTAGATCGGGATATTGTTTTTTCTTATCAAAATAAGATTAATTGATTACAATTTCAGAGCTTTAGTCTTCTCCAAAAAGAGCGATCGCTACACGACCTTTCCGTATTTATACTTAGGAGACTATTTTTAGCCAGTTCCTAAAGTGTCACGCTAAGGACTGAGTCTAAACAAGGTTTGCTCAAACACACTCACAAGCAAGAAGAATGTATTAAAGGAAATTTAGTGGAATTTTCAAAAAACAGATCATCATATAGATTTTCGCTAACAAAAGTCAATAATGTTTTGAAATTCTGATTGAATTGGCTTGTTTTGATTAGGAATATCGTGATCCCCAGCCAAAACCCCATGCTAATCTGTAGCAATCTGATACAAAAACATTCTTTTGTACTTTTCTGTACTTAAGGACTTGTGAATCTTACGTGTGGGACATTCAACCATTAGATCAGCTTTGGATTCAGCAATTAGTTAATCTGATCAGCTCAAGAACCATTGCTCCGATCATTCAGGTGGTTGTCTGGACAAGCCCACGGAAACCTAACACAATCGCTTATGAATAGAACAATCTTGAGTGGATTAGCCGCCGCAGCCCTGACTACAGCCGTTGGAACAACCTTGTTCCTATTTAATGGACTTCAAGGAACCTTGGCCTCTAGCCCGGAAACAAAAACCACTCCCGAAGAAACGACAATTAGGCCAGAGAATAATATTCAGTCCACTGCTCCTACGTTCATTGAAAATACTGTCACACCAAGGATTCTCACGCCTCAAAATCAACAAAGTTCGACTGCTCCCATTGCTGATATTGTGTCCCATGCCTGGCAAGACGGTCGATTAGCCGTGATCTTGCGAGTTAGAAATATTCCGGTTATGGCATTCCTAGGGACATCTGAAGAACTGAAAGCCTCCGCCAATAGTCAGCCAATTACGACCCCAGAGAGTGTGATCGGACGTTCTAGAGTGATCCTTGATCGCCTTAATCAGTTAGCTCAAGATCCTAATTTTGATGCAGCAAGCATTATCGTTGACTACGATAAAAAACAACGCCTTTACTCAATCCAAGTCAGTAACGAAGATTTGATTCGCCTCGATCCTCAAAATACCGTTTTGCCGGATGCCAAGCCTGGAATATCTTTCTCAACCCGCCTAGCCGGTAAAAACGCGCTACAAATAGCTAATCGGTTACGCCGATTGATGGGCGATGCACCGCCTCTAACAAATTTTGCAACAGCCCCTTTGAGAAATAGTCTCGAAACGTTGAACAACCTGCCTGACAATACCCCTCCCCTCAGAACTCGAATTAAAAGTGGCATTGCTTCCTGGTATGGCCCTGGCTTTCACGGTCGTCGTACTGCCAATGGAGAACGATATAACCAAAATAGTCTTACCGCAGCCCATAAAAGTTTGCCCTTTGGGACTCAGGTATTGGTCACTAACCTGGTGACCGGACGTTCTGTCATGGTTCGGATTAATGACCGCGGCCCCTTTGTTCGGGGACGGGTGATCGATCTGTCGGCTAGTGCTGCCAGGGCGATCGGGGTTTACAGTCGTGGGACCGCTCCCGTTGCGCTGGAGGTTGTTAGTCGTTAAGATTTTGAATCCTAGTCATTTTGTGAGAATTTGAGTCCTAATGAGCCTTATCTGCTCTTGAGTACCTAGTTTTCGGATTGTCGGTCATCCCCCTTTTTTTCAAGGGAATTTTTTCGTTTTTTTCGGAATAGAAGAACCTAAAGATTAACCATTCTCAATCTTCAATCATCAGTCGATTCAAGGGTTTCAGGGAACAAACTAGCAAAAAGCTTTATAATGACAATCAGATTTGTCCCGTTTTTTAAATCCGTCTTGGGGTTCAGTTTGTTTTCTTCAGTGGAGTAACTGTAAATCTGTGTTTGTTCTTAATGGTTACGAATATCTGCTCGGCTTTCTCTTTGTCTGTAGTTTAGTGCCCATTCTGGCCCTAACAGCCTCCAAACTGTTGAGACCTCGTGGTGGCGGCCCCGAACGACGAACGACTTACGAATCCGGGATGGAACCCATTGGCGGAGCTTGGATTCAGTTCAATATCCGTTACTATATGTTTGCCCTGGTCTTCGTGGTATTTGATGTGGAAACGGTGTTTCTCTATCCCTGGGCAGTTGCCTTTAACCAGTTAGGATTACTGGCTTTTATCGAAGCACTCATCTTTATCGCAATTCTGGTCGTTGCCCTAGTCTATGCTTGGCGCAAAGGAGCTTTAGAGTGGTCATAATCAAAAAAATTTCTGCTAACCTTTATCTTGAATCTTGATTATCCTGTCAGCACCCCGCACTAAAGTAGCGGCGGCTCTCATGCCCCAAAGCCTTAGTTAGCTGACTAGTCTAAGTAGGGCTTGCTGAATAAGTCTGCAAATCGAACCTAGATGCCACAGGGCGCGAAAAATGGTGACTTCAGAAATCAGTTTCCGATTTTAACCCACAATTTTCTAGCAAAGTGCATGGATTTTGAGCCTTCAAATGCCATAAGCTTGCACCTAATCGTGTTCAAAATGGCTGAAAAGCTTATCTGATAAAG contains:
- a CDS encoding DUF2214 family protein is translated as MLAFGALAVESQTLKKDISLEDAWRLVIADTIYGLSATTVLITGILRVLYFGKGQDYYLSSPIFYTKVGIFVIVGLLSLYPTFLFISWIKTLRDRQPPSLELSQVQILSWMIRGELIGLVLIPLFATLLARGF
- the ndhC gene encoding photosynthetic/respiratory NAD(P)H-quinone oxidoreductase subunit C, which gives rise to MFVLNGYEYLLGFLFVCSLVPILALTASKLLRPRGGGPERRTTYESGMEPIGGAWIQFNIRYYMFALVFVVFDVETVFLYPWAVAFNQLGLLAFIEALIFIAILVVALVYAWRKGALEWS
- a CDS encoding ABC transporter substrate-binding protein; translated protein: MITSLSLSFLTACGEQTNQTTNPSPTTATSPTEQASQTNGEEGLKLGALLPATGDLSSIGQNMPVAAKLAVDTINDCGGVNGKPVTLVIEDDQTDPTAGAAAMTKLAEADKVAGVIGSFASSVSSAAVPIAVKNKVMLISPGSTSPVFTDQAKKGDFQGYWARTAPPDTYQAQALASLAAKKGLKRVATVVINNDYGVGFEKVFVESVAKSGGTIVDKDKPVRYDPKAATLDTEAGQAFANKPNAVAAVLYADTGSVLLQTAYKQGLTKGVILLLTDGVYSDDFVKKVGKGADGKSIIAGALGTVPGANGKSLDNFTKIWKEKTGKDVTAFVPHTYDAAVLMMLAAEAAKSNTGEGIKSKIREVSAGKGEPVTDACKALALAKAGKPVNYQGASGNVDIDANGDVVGSYDVWTVEPDGKLKVIDKVMPQ
- a CDS encoding septal ring lytic transglycosylase RlpA family protein — protein: MNRTILSGLAAAALTTAVGTTLFLFNGLQGTLASSPETKTTPEETTIRPENNIQSTAPTFIENTVTPRILTPQNQQSSTAPIADIVSHAWQDGRLAVILRVRNIPVMAFLGTSEELKASANSQPITTPESVIGRSRVILDRLNQLAQDPNFDAASIIVDYDKKQRLYSIQVSNEDLIRLDPQNTVLPDAKPGISFSTRLAGKNALQIANRLRRLMGDAPPLTNFATAPLRNSLETLNNLPDNTPPLRTRIKSGIASWYGPGFHGRRTANGERYNQNSLTAAHKSLPFGTQVLVTNLVTGRSVMVRINDRGPFVRGRVIDLSASAARAIGVYSRGTAPVALEVVSR